A single genomic interval of Ruminococcus sp. NK3A76 harbors:
- a CDS encoding LytTR family DNA-binding domain-containing protein, translating into MYVNIAVCDDEKIICDRIISLVTEIRPDAKIDTYLSGEKLLESKKKYDIILLDIEMPGINGMAVADELRKMGDRVYIIFLTSHSEFMPEAFKVKAFRFLKKPVDKTELAEAISQSEKEILNYEKIIIEEKGHTRLIGLRDLVCIEAFGDGAFLYTTDEVIESSRSLKYWLTRLGSEHFFQVHKSYAVSMAHVINIENGCVYLHNMKDSVPVSRRNIARFRKEFYEYVKRNSKYI; encoded by the coding sequence ATGTATGTTAATATCGCAGTATGTGATGATGAAAAAATAATATGTGATAGAATAATAAGCCTTGTTACTGAAATTAGACCGGATGCAAAAATAGATACCTACTTATCTGGTGAAAAGCTACTTGAATCTAAAAAGAAATATGATATTATATTGCTTGATATAGAGATGCCCGGCATTAATGGAATGGCAGTTGCTGACGAGCTTAGAAAAATGGGGGACAGAGTGTATATTATCTTTCTTACAAGCCATTCAGAGTTTATGCCAGAAGCTTTTAAGGTAAAGGCTTTTAGATTCTTAAAAAAGCCTGTGGACAAGACTGAGCTTGCTGAGGCAATCTCTCAATCAGAAAAGGAAATACTTAATTACGAAAAAATCATTATTGAGGAAAAGGGTCACACAAGGCTTATTGGGCTCAGAGACCTTGTATGTATCGAAGCATTTGGCGACGGAGCGTTTCTTTATACAACAGATGAAGTGATAGAAAGCAGCCGATCACTTAAATATTGGCTTACAAGACTTGGATCTGAACATTTCTTTCAGGTACATAAATCATATGCCGTTTCAATGGCACATGTTATCAATATTGAGAATGGCTGCGTTTATCTTCATAATATGAAGGACTCTGTACCTGTTTCAAGAAGGAATATCGCACGCTTCAGAAAAGAGTTTTATGAATATGTGAAACGTAATTCAAAGTATATTTAG
- a CDS encoding GHKL domain-containing protein — protein sequence MESIIYSLLLFFFELVKIITIGSFLLEIKIRRQHKKVAILFIAFATLSVILGTFTKFYAAIGLLSTVAYCLLADNKKNRINIIIAFMFLYMLNMASDLFILQGNVSTHSYLSDLLVKLVPLIVIILCVLLKKLYNKYHPNMYGYLRFLLPALLLAIFVYISHSYIELNTYGTSYYSVEDFSFLGFGIGSIVMLSLLMLLLKRHNEQLETNAQIAQQLIESQKKYYTMLLQKEEDSKRFRHDIKNHLFCIDTLFKEEKYDELGRYLTELVNRSSKLSKPFSTSNELVDIILSEICLQHPDVAISVIGVFPGDMKMTQFDQCAIFSNLFSNAFEAADKCADKKVNINIKALGQNLYISVSNTYNDTPLDKNGKLISSKQGLAHGYGISNIKSSLKRYNGIYEFFFNEKEFISDVVIPGIFVDDQKMSVNR from the coding sequence ATGGAAAGCATTATATATAGTCTATTGTTATTCTTCTTTGAACTTGTAAAAATTATAACAATAGGAAGTTTTTTACTGGAAATTAAAATAAGAAGACAACATAAAAAAGTAGCCATTCTATTCATTGCTTTTGCAACACTTTCGGTAATTCTCGGCACATTCACAAAGTTTTATGCAGCAATCGGTCTTCTTTCTACAGTGGCATATTGTCTATTGGCAGATAATAAGAAAAACAGGATAAATATTATAATAGCTTTTATGTTTTTATATATGCTAAATATGGCATCTGATCTATTCATTTTACAGGGCAATGTGAGCACACACAGCTATTTGTCTGATTTGCTGGTAAAGCTTGTGCCCTTAATAGTGATAATTCTTTGTGTTTTACTTAAAAAGCTTTATAATAAATATCACCCTAATATGTATGGGTACTTAAGGTTTTTGCTGCCCGCATTGCTCTTGGCTATATTTGTATATATCAGTCATTCATATATAGAGCTTAATACTTATGGTACAAGTTATTACTCGGTTGAAGATTTCAGCTTTCTTGGCTTTGGTATTGGCAGTATAGTCATGTTATCTCTTTTGATGCTTTTGCTTAAACGACATAACGAGCAACTCGAAACAAACGCACAAATTGCACAGCAGCTTATCGAGTCTCAAAAAAAATATTATACAATGCTTTTGCAAAAAGAGGAGGACAGCAAGCGTTTTAGACATGATATAAAAAACCATTTATTCTGTATAGACACTCTTTTTAAAGAGGAAAAATATGATGAATTAGGGCGTTATCTTACAGAACTTGTTAATAGATCATCAAAGCTCAGTAAGCCATTTTCCACTTCAAATGAGCTGGTTGATATTATTTTGAGTGAGATATGCTTGCAACACCCTGATGTGGCCATTAGTGTTATTGGAGTTTTTCCCGGAGATATGAAAATGACACAGTTTGACCAGTGTGCTATTTTTTCAAATCTGTTTAGCAATGCATTTGAGGCCGCTGATAAGTGTGCAGATAAGAAAGTTAATATCAACATCAAAGCACTTGGTCAGAATTTGTATATAAGTGTTTCAAATACATATAATGATACGCCACTTGATAAAAATGGAAAACTTATATCTTCAAAACAAGGATTAGCACATGGTTATGGTATTAGTAATATAAAATCAAGTTTAAAAAGATATAACGGAATCTATGAATTCTTCTTTAATGAAAAGGAATTTATATCTGATGTTGTAATACCCGGTATTTTTGTAGATGATCAAAAGATGTCCGTTAATCGTTAA